A genomic segment from Syntrophotalea acetylenivorans encodes:
- the hflX gene encoding GTPase HflX produces MIHGNLTGLKTSQVKALERIYRRRIPASQIVTGELARYLTEISQEIRRQVGLIIDRSGAVKYVIVGDDREIVIPDLSDFALGRSGLRGLRCVHTHLQRDPLSTDDLTDLALLRLDLMVAIEVGEQGLPGEVHYGHILPPNRSGKSVEVLKASSIYELDLDLASFLRALERELEMKMAETVDLSDTREKAILISVSQDSRRETEDSLDELEELARTADVVVLDRFVQRPRRINPKYLMGEGKAREVVISALQQGATLLIFDQDLAPSQVRSIAALTDLKVIDRSQLILDIFARRAHTRDGKVQVELAQLKYILPRLSGRGIALSRLMGGIGGRGPGETKLEIDRRRIRDRINRLERELKSLSRGRLQRRSRRAKAGVPIVSIVGYTNAGKSTLLNALTQSEVLTENLLFATLDTATRRLRFPQEREVIITDTVGFIRKLPPSLLGAFKATLEEMEDADLLLHVVDASNPRFEEQVSAVERILLDLDLDRIPRLLIFNKVDLLPADEVAALCRRFEALPISAMDRNSFEPLLEVLEKRCWPDSQRDNGS; encoded by the coding sequence TTGATACACGGCAATCTCACCGGACTGAAAACCAGCCAGGTCAAGGCGCTGGAGCGCATCTACCGACGTCGTATACCGGCTTCGCAGATCGTGACCGGCGAATTGGCCCGTTACCTGACCGAGATTTCCCAGGAGATTCGACGTCAGGTTGGGCTGATCATCGATCGATCGGGTGCGGTCAAGTATGTCATCGTCGGTGATGATCGAGAGATCGTGATCCCTGACTTGTCCGACTTTGCTCTCGGTCGCAGCGGCTTGCGCGGTCTGCGCTGCGTCCACACCCATTTGCAACGGGACCCCCTGAGTACCGATGACCTGACTGACCTGGCCCTGCTGCGTCTCGATCTGATGGTGGCCATTGAGGTTGGTGAGCAGGGACTGCCTGGCGAGGTGCACTACGGCCATATTTTACCACCCAATCGCTCTGGCAAAAGTGTCGAGGTTTTAAAGGCCTCTTCCATCTATGAGTTGGATCTCGATCTGGCCAGCTTTTTACGGGCTCTTGAAAGAGAACTCGAGATGAAGATGGCCGAAACCGTGGATCTGTCGGATACCCGGGAAAAGGCCATTCTGATATCGGTCAGTCAGGATTCCCGCCGGGAAACGGAAGATTCTCTCGATGAACTGGAAGAACTGGCACGCACCGCCGATGTGGTGGTCCTCGATCGTTTCGTGCAGCGGCCGCGGCGGATTAATCCCAAGTATCTCATGGGGGAAGGCAAGGCTCGCGAGGTGGTGATCAGCGCTCTGCAGCAGGGGGCGACCCTTCTGATTTTTGACCAGGACCTGGCGCCGAGTCAGGTGCGATCCATTGCGGCCCTGACTGACTTGAAGGTCATCGATCGCAGTCAGCTCATTCTCGATATTTTTGCCCGCCGTGCCCATACCCGGGATGGCAAGGTTCAGGTCGAGCTGGCCCAGTTAAAATATATTCTGCCCCGTTTGAGCGGCCGAGGGATCGCCCTATCCCGACTCATGGGCGGTATCGGCGGTCGCGGTCCGGGAGAAACCAAACTTGAAATCGATCGGCGCCGCATCCGTGATCGCATCAATCGCCTGGAGCGAGAGCTCAAAAGTTTGTCCCGGGGGCGTCTGCAACGCCGCAGTCGGCGTGCCAAAGCGGGTGTACCTATAGTCTCTATCGTCGGTTATACCAATGCCGGCAAATCGACTCTCCTTAACGCCCTGACCCAGAGTGAGGTATTAACGGAAAACCTGCTCTTTGCTACCCTCGATACCGCTACCCGAAGGTTGCGGTTTCCCCAGGAGAGGGAAGTCATCATTACCGATACCGTCGGTTTTATCCGTAAATTACCACCGAGTCTGCTCGGCGCCTTTAAGGCCACTCTGGAGGAGATGGAGGATGCCGACCTGTTGTTGCATGTGGTCGACGCCTCTAATCCTAGATTCGAGGAGCAGGTCAGTGCGGTGGAGCGAATTTTGCTTGATTTGGATTTGGACCGAATTCCAAGATTGTTGATTTTCAACAAGGTTGACTTGTTGCCGGCCGACGAAGTAGCGGCCTTGTGCCGTCGCTTCGAGGCCTTGCCTATTTCCGCGATGGATCGAAATAGTTTTGAGCCGCTGCTGGAAGTGCTGGAAAAGCGTTGTTGGCCCGATTCCCAAAGGGATAACGGTAGCTAG
- a CDS encoding Smr/MutS family protein: protein MSKRSKKQKTKDFQNSPFKALKGVAVAAEKDSGAPKSDPLPPKEPVVEDDSAAFEREMALLGVDPREQDERQREVEPVADDFADDKSEKKVELTDDELFLESLGSMDSVFRDEIPETEEVAATPRRMRQLRQGKLAPEAKLDLHGLTRQEAREKVRFFLEDATFQGLKTVLIITGRGKSSSDGPVLRQFMERYLSSDARAWVVEWGRAPARYGGEGALVVFLKGRRN, encoded by the coding sequence TTGTCCAAGCGCAGCAAAAAGCAGAAAACAAAGGACTTTCAGAACAGTCCTTTTAAAGCGTTAAAAGGGGTGGCGGTGGCTGCTGAAAAGGATTCCGGGGCTCCCAAATCGGACCCTCTGCCGCCCAAAGAGCCGGTTGTCGAAGACGATTCCGCTGCTTTTGAACGGGAAATGGCCCTGCTGGGGGTTGATCCTCGGGAGCAGGATGAACGTCAGCGGGAAGTAGAGCCGGTTGCCGACGATTTCGCGGATGACAAGAGCGAAAAGAAGGTTGAGCTTACCGACGACGAATTGTTTTTGGAATCTCTGGGAAGTATGGATAGCGTCTTTCGCGATGAGATTCCGGAAACCGAAGAGGTTGCAGCAACTCCGCGGCGTATGCGGCAGCTTCGCCAGGGTAAATTGGCACCCGAGGCAAAACTCGACCTGCACGGTCTGACCCGGCAGGAAGCGCGGGAAAAGGTTCGCTTCTTTCTCGAAGATGCTACTTTCCAAGGGCTCAAAACTGTTCTTATTATCACAGGTCGGGGAAAAAGCTCATCGGATGGACCGGTGTTACGGCAGTTTATGGAACGTTATCTGTCCAGTGATGCCAGGGCCTGGGTTGTAGAGTGGGGTCGGGCGCCGGCTCGCTATGGCGGCGAGGGTGCCCTGGTGGTTTTTCTTAAGGGGCGCCGAAACTGA
- the fabI gene encoding enoyl-ACP reductase FabI, whose product MGLMAGKRGIIFGVANDKSIAWGIAQQLRAAGATLAFTYLNEALEKRVRPLAESLDSELVLPCDLSKDEDIEAVFKKVGEQWGDIDFVVHAVAFANREDLKNPFSQTSREGFTLAMDISAYTLVAVSRAAAPLMKDGGSIVTMTYLGAQRAVPNYNVMGVAKAALEASTRYLAAELGEQGIRVNAISAGPIKTLAASAVGKFKEKLKVMDERAPLRRTVTQDEVGKSALYLLSDLSSGVTGETHFVDAGFNFVVS is encoded by the coding sequence ATGGGTTTGATGGCAGGGAAACGTGGGATTATCTTTGGCGTTGCCAATGACAAGAGTATCGCCTGGGGAATCGCCCAGCAGCTGAGGGCCGCTGGTGCCACGCTGGCTTTCACCTATCTTAACGAGGCGTTGGAAAAGCGGGTTCGGCCTTTGGCTGAGAGTCTCGATTCTGAACTGGTCCTGCCCTGCGACTTGTCAAAAGACGAGGACATTGAGGCCGTTTTCAAGAAGGTCGGCGAGCAATGGGGGGACATTGATTTTGTCGTCCATGCCGTGGCTTTCGCCAATCGTGAAGACCTTAAAAATCCCTTCAGCCAGACCAGCCGCGAAGGTTTTACTCTGGCTATGGATATCAGCGCTTATACCCTGGTGGCTGTGAGCCGCGCTGCGGCACCGCTGATGAAAGATGGTGGCAGCATCGTCACCATGACCTATCTCGGCGCTCAACGGGCAGTACCCAACTATAACGTCATGGGTGTGGCCAAAGCGGCCCTTGAGGCTTCGACCCGCTATCTGGCAGCCGAATTGGGCGAGCAGGGGATTCGCGTTAACGCCATCTCCGCCGGTCCGATCAAGACTCTGGCAGCTTCGGCTGTCGGCAAGTTCAAAGAAAAGCTCAAGGTCATGGACGAGCGCGCACCTCTGCGTCGCACCGTGACCCAGGATGAAGTGGGCAAGTCGGCCCTTTACCTGCTCTCCGACCTGTCCAGCGGCGTTACTGGCGAAACCCATTTTGTCGATGCCGGGTTTAATTTCGTCGTTTCCTGA
- a CDS encoding manganese efflux pump MntP family protein, translated as MDFITLLGIALALAMDAFAVSLGVGLAVAPLTGRHLFRLGFHFGLFQALMPVIGWLAGITVQKQLAAFDHWLAFGLLAFVGGKMIHEAFKEEDQRETGDPTRGLSLVVLSVATSIDALAVGLSLGMLGVSIWKPAVVIGLVAGLLTLIGMLLGRRIGALWGQRVEVLGGLILIGIGTKVLLEHLLGA; from the coding sequence ATGGATTTCATCACCCTGCTTGGCATCGCCCTGGCCCTGGCCATGGATGCCTTTGCCGTATCCCTCGGTGTCGGCCTGGCGGTAGCCCCCCTGACCGGACGCCATCTCTTTCGCCTCGGCTTTCATTTCGGCCTGTTTCAGGCCCTGATGCCGGTTATCGGTTGGCTGGCCGGCATCACCGTACAAAAACAGCTGGCGGCTTTCGACCACTGGTTGGCGTTTGGCCTGCTGGCCTTTGTCGGCGGCAAGATGATCCATGAAGCCTTCAAGGAGGAAGATCAACGAGAAACCGGCGACCCCACTCGCGGCTTGTCGCTGGTGGTGCTTTCGGTAGCCACCAGTATCGACGCCCTGGCGGTCGGCCTTTCTCTCGGCATGCTCGGTGTCTCCATCTGGAAACCGGCTGTCGTAATCGGCCTGGTCGCCGGACTGCTCACCCTGATCGGAATGCTCCTTGGGCGACGCATCGGCGCCCTGTGGGGACAACGGGTCGAGGTCCTGGGCGGCCTGATTCTCATCGGCATCGGCACCAAGGTTTTGCTGGAACATCTTTTAGGTGCGTAA
- a CDS encoding DsbC family protein, giving the protein MRFLLIGLLLIGWASIASAFPQEDCGEKRCTDCHSLTKEEAGFLLGAGADRVLKVDQAEMPGVWAVEVEKSGRKYPVYINYSKSHLLRGQVVRLKDGENLTKLRMASLNRVDVSRIPLEDALIIGDPQASKKVVVFTDPQCHFCAKLHRELPEVVARDPNIAFYIKLLPLAMHPDAYHIAKSIVCNRSMEMLENSFDGKSVPPPLCRAEAVDETLALARKLGIRSTPTLVLPDGRPFSGYKKADQLLNLLDSSEIDSSVEPGKR; this is encoded by the coding sequence ATGAGGTTTTTACTGATAGGGCTGTTGTTGATTGGTTGGGCGAGTATTGCTTCGGCCTTCCCCCAGGAGGATTGCGGAGAGAAACGCTGCACCGACTGTCATAGCCTCACGAAAGAGGAAGCCGGTTTTCTGCTCGGTGCCGGTGCCGACCGGGTTCTGAAAGTCGACCAGGCCGAAATGCCCGGAGTGTGGGCGGTGGAGGTTGAAAAGTCCGGCCGTAAATATCCGGTATATATCAACTACAGCAAGAGTCACTTGCTCCGGGGCCAGGTAGTACGCCTGAAGGATGGTGAAAATCTCACCAAGCTTCGGATGGCATCGCTTAACCGGGTTGATGTTTCCCGCATTCCTTTAGAAGATGCCTTGATCATCGGTGATCCTCAAGCTTCTAAAAAGGTGGTTGTCTTTACCGATCCTCAGTGCCACTTTTGCGCCAAGCTGCATCGCGAATTGCCGGAGGTGGTGGCTCGCGATCCCAATATCGCCTTTTACATCAAGTTGCTGCCCCTTGCCATGCATCCCGATGCATATCATATCGCCAAGAGCATTGTTTGTAACCGGTCCATGGAAATGCTGGAGAATAGCTTTGACGGCAAGTCGGTGCCGCCGCCCTTGTGCCGCGCCGAAGCGGTCGATGAAACCTTGGCGCTGGCCCGCAAGCTGGGTATCCGTTCCACGCCCACTCTGGTACTGCCCGATGGTCGGCCTTTCTCCGGTTATAAAAAAGCCGATCAACTCTTGAACTTGCTCGATTCCTCAGAAATAGATTCCTCGGTAGAACCTGGCAAACGTTGA
- a CDS encoding SLC13 family permease: MEFTISQGVTAQPSGGANNGSRRQRVGLLLGPFLFCAFLLLPTPEGLAPEGQRMLAVAALMATWWMSEAIPIPATSLLPLALFPLLGIMPTAQAAAPYANQLIFLFMGGFIIALAMQRWNLHRRIAMQVVRSIGFSPGRLIFGFMLASAFLSAFVSNTVTAVMMMPIGLAIIEHVAEFGRKEGLDRTIDFAPGRFHFGINLMLGIAYAATIGGVATLIGTPPNMVLACYLHTAYGFEITFARWMLVGVPLAAVLLPMTWLWLTRWAYPLRLKRVPGGREIILDELRQLGPMQSGERWTALVFVLTALAWIGRGWLAPLLPYSAMISDATIAMGGALLLFLIPVDLRCQRFVMDWHWAVKMPWGVLVLFGGGLSLAAGFESTGLTSWIGGQVMLLQQAPLLLLVIAVTTMIIFLTELTSNTATAAMAMPLLAAVAIGLHQNPLLLLIPAALAASCAFMLPVATPPNAIVFGSGYITIPQMVRSGLGLNLLSILLITLLTYLLVVPLFHIVFNELPQWLDGVAKIPPYGVTAFF, encoded by the coding sequence ATGGAGTTTACAATATCTCAAGGTGTTACCGCACAGCCGTCCGGGGGGGCGAATAACGGTTCCCGGCGTCAGCGTGTCGGTCTGCTGCTGGGCCCGTTTTTGTTCTGTGCCTTTTTATTGCTGCCCACCCCTGAGGGATTGGCCCCGGAAGGCCAACGTATGTTGGCTGTCGCTGCGCTGATGGCGACCTGGTGGATGAGCGAGGCGATTCCCATTCCCGCCACCAGCTTGCTGCCATTGGCGCTGTTTCCCTTGCTTGGCATCATGCCTACCGCCCAGGCGGCGGCTCCCTACGCCAATCAGCTGATTTTTCTGTTTATGGGGGGCTTTATCATCGCCCTGGCCATGCAGCGTTGGAATCTGCATCGGCGTATTGCCATGCAGGTGGTGCGCTCGATCGGTTTCTCGCCCGGCCGCCTGATTTTCGGTTTTATGCTGGCTTCGGCTTTTTTGTCGGCCTTTGTTTCCAATACCGTGACGGCGGTGATGATGATGCCCATCGGCCTGGCTATCATTGAGCATGTAGCCGAGTTCGGGCGTAAGGAAGGCCTGGACCGGACGATCGATTTTGCCCCGGGTCGGTTTCATTTTGGCATCAACCTGATGCTGGGCATTGCCTATGCCGCCACCATTGGTGGTGTGGCGACGTTGATCGGCACTCCGCCGAATATGGTGCTCGCCTGTTACCTGCATACCGCTTACGGCTTTGAAATCACCTTTGCCCGCTGGATGCTGGTCGGGGTGCCGCTGGCCGCAGTGCTGCTGCCCATGACCTGGCTGTGGCTGACCAGGTGGGCCTATCCCCTGCGCCTGAAACGGGTTCCGGGAGGGCGGGAAATCATTCTGGACGAATTGCGTCAGCTCGGCCCCATGCAGTCCGGCGAACGGTGGACCGCGCTGGTTTTTGTCCTGACCGCCCTGGCTTGGATCGGCCGGGGTTGGTTAGCGCCGTTACTGCCTTATTCGGCTATGATCAGCGATGCGACCATTGCCATGGGCGGCGCATTGCTGTTGTTTCTGATTCCCGTCGATCTGCGATGCCAGCGTTTTGTTATGGACTGGCATTGGGCGGTGAAAATGCCCTGGGGAGTGTTGGTGCTTTTCGGCGGCGGCCTGTCGTTGGCGGCGGGATTCGAGAGTACCGGTTTGACGAGCTGGATCGGCGGTCAGGTGATGCTTTTGCAGCAAGCTCCCTTGCTGCTGCTGGTGATTGCCGTAACTACAATGATCATTTTTCTCACCGAACTGACCTCCAATACCGCCACCGCCGCCATGGCGATGCCGTTACTGGCGGCGGTGGCCATCGGACTGCACCAGAACCCTCTGCTGTTGCTGATTCCTGCGGCTCTGGCCGCCTCCTGTGCCTTTATGTTGCCGGTAGCCACACCACCCAACGCGATCGTTTTCGGCTCGGGCTACATCACGATTCCTCAGATGGTTCGCAGCGGCCTCGGTCTCAATCTTCTCAGCATCCTGTTGATTACCTTGCTGACTTATCTCCTCGTAGTGCCCCTGTTCCACATTGTATTCAATGAGTTGCCCCAATGGCTTGATGGCGTTGCAAAAATTCCGCCCTACGGCGTTACGGCGTTTTTTTAG
- the rlmKL gene encoding bifunctional 23S rRNA (guanine(2069)-N(7))-methyltransferase RlmK/23S rRNA (guanine(2445)-N(2))-methyltransferase RlmL — MTQYELFAPAPKGLEPLLAEELRSLGAQNIAETRAGVAFSGDLKLAYRVCLWSRLASRVLLTVARFAAASPEQLYEEALLQPWEEHLAADGTLAVSCQVVRSQISHSRYAALKLKDAIVDRFRDRCGNRPSVDVERPDVRFNLHLDKDQATLSIDLSGESLHRRGYRTEGVLAPLKENLAAAILLRAGWPQIAAKGGSLLDPVCGSGTLLIEGALIAADIAPGLNRPYFGFEGWKGHQPDIWRELLLEARERRKVGLAQLPMIAGRDRDSKAVRAAHLNADRAGLGGQLHFSTADLADLRPPDNMEDRPGLLIANPPYGERLGERDELVHLYGRLGENLRRYFLGWKASVFTGNPDLAKELAIRARRKHNLYNGALQCQLLHFDINERWFFGAQKDQRPAKPAAPLSEGAQMFANRIKKNLRQVARWAKKNDISCYRLYDADMPEYAVAVDLYGPWVHVQEYQAPDTIDATMAQRRLKEAMAALPEALDVTPEQIFLKVRSRQSGRSQYRKLQEEGQFHEVTEGNCRFLVNFTDYLDTGLFLDHRPTRLLVQQMAAGKRFLNLFAYTGSATVHALKGGASSTLTVDMSRTYLEWAQRNLALNGFQLDENHRLLQADCLAWLEQAEGSFDLIFLDPPSFSNSKSMTGTFDVQRDHVALLRQAVALLAEGGVLLFSNNLRRFKLDREVLADLEIEDLTAATIPKDFARNSRIHNCWRIKARNT; from the coding sequence ATGACTCAATACGAATTATTCGCTCCCGCCCCTAAAGGCCTTGAACCGCTGCTGGCGGAGGAATTGCGCTCTTTGGGCGCGCAGAATATTGCGGAAACCCGTGCCGGGGTAGCCTTTTCCGGCGACCTTAAATTGGCTTATCGGGTCTGCCTCTGGTCCCGCTTGGCGAGCCGGGTCTTGCTGACGGTGGCCCGTTTTGCCGCAGCGAGTCCTGAGCAACTTTATGAAGAAGCGCTTCTTCAGCCCTGGGAGGAGCATCTGGCTGCCGACGGTACCCTGGCGGTTTCCTGCCAGGTGGTTCGATCTCAGATCAGCCACTCGCGCTATGCGGCTCTCAAGCTCAAAGACGCCATTGTCGATCGCTTTCGAGATCGCTGCGGCAATCGGCCTTCCGTCGATGTGGAACGGCCCGATGTGCGGTTCAACCTGCATCTGGACAAAGATCAGGCGACCCTCAGTATCGATCTGTCGGGAGAAAGCCTGCATCGTCGCGGCTATCGCACTGAAGGGGTGCTTGCGCCGCTGAAAGAAAATCTGGCTGCGGCTATTCTGCTTCGGGCCGGTTGGCCCCAGATTGCCGCCAAGGGCGGTTCGTTGCTTGATCCGGTGTGCGGATCCGGGACCCTGCTCATCGAGGGGGCGTTGATTGCTGCCGACATTGCCCCCGGTTTGAACCGTCCTTATTTCGGTTTTGAGGGCTGGAAAGGTCATCAGCCGGACATCTGGCGGGAGCTTCTGCTGGAAGCACGGGAGCGGCGCAAGGTGGGGCTGGCTCAACTACCGATGATTGCCGGACGGGATCGGGACTCCAAAGCGGTCCGTGCCGCGCATCTCAATGCCGACCGGGCCGGGCTCGGTGGACAGTTGCATTTCTCAACTGCCGATCTGGCCGATTTGCGGCCACCGGACAATATGGAAGATCGGCCGGGGCTGTTGATAGCCAATCCTCCCTATGGCGAACGGCTCGGCGAACGGGACGAACTGGTGCATCTCTACGGCCGTCTGGGTGAAAATCTGCGTCGTTATTTCCTTGGCTGGAAAGCCTCTGTCTTCACCGGTAATCCCGACCTGGCCAAAGAGCTGGCTATCCGCGCCCGGCGCAAACATAACCTCTATAATGGAGCCCTGCAATGCCAGTTGCTCCACTTTGACATCAACGAGCGCTGGTTCTTTGGCGCGCAAAAGGATCAGCGCCCGGCCAAACCGGCTGCCCCCTTAAGCGAAGGGGCGCAGATGTTCGCCAACCGCATTAAAAAGAACCTGCGCCAGGTTGCCCGCTGGGCAAAAAAGAACGACATTTCTTGTTACCGGCTCTACGATGCCGATATGCCCGAGTATGCCGTGGCCGTCGATCTTTATGGTCCCTGGGTGCATGTTCAGGAGTACCAGGCCCCCGATACCATTGATGCAACCATGGCTCAACGGCGCCTTAAAGAGGCTATGGCTGCTTTGCCGGAAGCTCTGGATGTTACGCCGGAACAGATCTTTCTTAAAGTGCGCAGCCGCCAGTCGGGCCGCTCCCAGTATCGAAAGTTACAGGAAGAGGGACAGTTTCATGAAGTGACGGAGGGCAATTGCCGTTTTCTGGTCAACTTTACCGATTACCTCGATACCGGCTTGTTCCTCGACCACCGACCGACCCGGTTGTTGGTGCAGCAGATGGCTGCCGGTAAGCGTTTTCTCAACCTGTTTGCTTACACCGGCAGTGCTACGGTGCATGCCCTCAAGGGCGGCGCTTCGTCGACCCTGACCGTCGACATGTCCCGCACCTATCTTGAATGGGCCCAGCGAAATCTGGCTTTGAACGGTTTTCAGCTGGACGAGAATCATCGCTTGCTGCAGGCCGACTGCCTGGCCTGGCTTGAACAGGCCGAGGGAAGCTTCGATCTGATCTTTCTCGACCCTCCCAGTTTTTCCAATTCAAAGTCCATGACCGGAACCTTCGATGTGCAACGGGATCATGTTGCTTTGTTACGCCAGGCTGTCGCTTTGTTGGCCGAGGGTGGGGTGTTGCTCTTTTCCAATAATCTGCGACGATTCAAACTTGATCGTGAGGTCCTGGCCGATCTGGAAATTGAAGATTTGACCGCCGCCACCATTCCCAAGGATTTTGCCCGCAACTCACGAATTCACAATTGCTGGCGTATTAAGGCTCGTAATACGTGA
- a CDS encoding LysM peptidoglycan-binding domain-containing protein, whose protein sequence is MARIYVVALFVCLLAGCAVADFPWPGAAVDSDAALKQAGDATVPAVQEESQEELSGNSDSKIVAEEPVPLTEEAETAPMDAETLEDLALLTGADQFVPEEEGETVVEEAVSFDLPMVENAKVRHFVNYYTGRGRHGFRRWLERSGRYLPMMREVFAELDLPLDLTYLAMIESGFNPRACSRANAVGPWQFMASTGKNYGLNNDWWRDERRDPLKSTKAAARHLKDLHKRFDGDWYLAIAAYNAGPGKVERAIGKSRSRDFWQLCRGSYLRKETKNYLPKLLAVLLIAKEPEAYNFNDLQYQPALTFDIAELPSSTDLDIVARLCGVSYEEIVALNPELKRWCTPPRHPNYKVRLPAGKGTSFSAKYAQIPADRRANYRRHKIKPGDTLIGMAKRYGIRSKDIVALNNIRNPRSLRVGRDLILPLRPGASLPADVLEEGYERTRQRRYKIRRGDSLWSIARRFDVTTSQLCAWNGIGKQTILKPGKVLRVAGSTRTSSRDRRKLVYKVRAGDTLWDISRRYDLKTGDIMRWNQLGRRHVLRPGDRLTLLVKPGRQG, encoded by the coding sequence GTGGCCCGGATTTATGTGGTGGCCCTATTCGTGTGTTTGCTGGCTGGTTGCGCAGTTGCTGATTTCCCCTGGCCCGGTGCTGCCGTAGATTCGGATGCCGCCCTGAAACAGGCCGGTGATGCTACGGTACCCGCTGTTCAGGAGGAAAGTCAGGAAGAACTATCCGGTAACTCCGATTCAAAGATAGTGGCCGAAGAACCGGTGCCGCTGACCGAAGAGGCCGAAACGGCCCCAATGGATGCCGAGACCCTGGAAGATCTGGCCTTGTTAACAGGGGCCGATCAGTTTGTTCCTGAAGAAGAGGGTGAAACGGTCGTTGAGGAGGCTGTCTCCTTTGACCTTCCGATGGTGGAAAACGCAAAGGTTCGCCATTTTGTCAATTATTACACCGGACGCGGTCGGCATGGTTTTCGGCGATGGTTGGAGCGTTCGGGTCGTTATTTACCCATGATGAGGGAGGTCTTTGCCGAGCTGGACCTGCCTCTCGATCTGACTTATCTGGCGATGATCGAATCGGGCTTTAATCCCCGTGCCTGCAGCCGTGCCAATGCCGTGGGCCCATGGCAGTTCATGGCTAGCACCGGAAAGAATTACGGCCTAAACAACGATTGGTGGCGTGATGAACGGCGAGACCCTCTCAAGTCCACTAAGGCTGCTGCTCGCCACTTAAAGGATTTGCACAAACGTTTCGATGGGGACTGGTATTTGGCCATTGCGGCTTACAATGCCGGTCCTGGTAAGGTCGAAAGGGCGATCGGCAAATCCCGTAGCCGCGATTTTTGGCAATTGTGCCGGGGAAGTTACCTGCGCAAAGAAACCAAAAATTATTTGCCGAAATTGCTGGCCGTGCTGCTCATTGCAAAGGAACCGGAAGCCTACAATTTTAACGATCTGCAATACCAACCGGCACTGACTTTTGATATCGCCGAGCTGCCCAGTTCTACCGATCTCGATATTGTGGCCCGATTGTGTGGTGTTTCCTATGAAGAGATTGTGGCCCTTAATCCTGAACTGAAGCGGTGGTGTACCCCGCCTCGTCACCCCAATTACAAGGTTCGTCTGCCCGCCGGAAAGGGTACCTCCTTTTCGGCAAAGTATGCTCAGATTCCGGCTGACAGACGTGCCAATTATCGGCGCCACAAGATCAAGCCCGGGGATACTCTCATCGGCATGGCCAAGCGCTACGGTATTCGCAGCAAAGATATTGTCGCCTTGAACAACATCCGCAATCCCCGTTCCTTGCGGGTCGGTCGCGATCTTATTCTGCCGTTGAGGCCCGGCGCTTCACTGCCGGCGGATGTGTTGGAAGAGGGGTATGAACGGACCCGTCAGAGGCGTTATAAGATTCGCAGGGGGGACAGTCTGTGGAGCATTGCCCGCCGATTTGATGTTACCACCAGCCAATTGTGCGCCTGGAACGGTATAGGCAAGCAAACCATTCTTAAGCCGGGCAAGGTGTTGCGTGTGGCCGGCAGCACTAGGACCTCCAGTCGCGACCGGCGTAAACTGGTCTACAAAGTTCGGGCTGGTGATACACTGTGGGATATCAGTCGTCGTTATGATCTTAAGACCGGCGATATCATGCGCTGGAATCAACTGGGCAGGAGGCATGTTCTGCGTCCAGGAGATCGTCTGACCCTTCTGGTTAAGCCGGGTCGGCAGGGATAG
- the mog gene encoding molybdopterin adenylyltransferase, protein MDTGPIANIGIVTVSDRASRGEYEDRGGPAIVDYLQQVLSSEYREVLRVIPDESTTIEQTLRTLCDEQNCCLVITTGGTGPAVRDITPEATEAVCDKMMPGFGELMRKVSLEKVPTAILSRQTAGIRGRSLIVNLPGQPKAIAECLDAVFPAIPYCIDLLGGPYLETDEKRLKAFRPASAIK, encoded by the coding sequence ATGGATACAGGACCTATTGCCAATATCGGTATTGTCACCGTCTCTGACCGGGCCAGCCGCGGCGAGTACGAGGATCGCGGTGGACCGGCGATTGTCGATTATCTTCAACAAGTGCTCTCCTCGGAGTATCGTGAGGTTTTGCGGGTGATCCCCGATGAATCAACGACCATCGAGCAGACGCTGAGGACTCTGTGCGATGAGCAGAATTGTTGCCTTGTCATCACTACTGGCGGAACCGGGCCGGCAGTTCGCGATATCACCCCAGAGGCGACCGAAGCGGTGTGCGATAAGATGATGCCCGGTTTCGGCGAATTGATGCGCAAGGTGTCGTTGGAAAAGGTGCCGACGGCTATTTTGTCCCGTCAGACCGCCGGGATTCGAGGCCGTTCATTGATCGTTAATTTACCCGGTCAACCCAAGGCCATCGCTGAATGTCTCGATGCGGTTTTTCCGGCCATCCCCTATTGCATTGATTTGCTCGGCGGCCCCTATCTGGAAACTGACGAAAAACGTCTCAAGGCTTTTCGTCCTGCATCCGCGATCAAATAA